The Priestia koreensis genomic interval TGGGTCAACTTTACTTCATCGAGAACTAACTTCTTGCCTTCTAATCCTAGAGAATCAAGCCAAATTTTATGTAATTCTAAAAGATGAATTAATTCTCTTTTATTGAGATTATTAATTATAATTCCCCCTTTAAGGATACCAAATATTCCTTCTTGTTGTACTGCCTACCCTTCAACTCGTAATCCAAATAATAATGTGCTGTAATGAGCTTTTGGTATTTATCTATATTTTAGGAATAGCAATTGAAATTCCCGGTGACTCATTGATGAGCATATCTGAAATACTTGGGTTTGCTTTTTTTAACTTGAATATTTGAATTTTTGTTAATTCAGGGGTAAACGATATATCTTGTGTTTTGAAATCCACCTTCGCAATTTTGTTTTGGAGTTTAAATATAAAAACCTTCCATTCTTGCAACGAAGAATTCAAAACTTCCTCCGGGCTTACTAATAGTCGATATCCATCGGCATAATGGAACATTAATAATCCCGTTCCTAAGTCACAATGGTTGTTTTCAAGAATAGCATTTGGAATATCCAATCCACTATTCCAGTTATAATGTGCCGCAAAACAATGAAGGATAATGGGATTCTGTACATTCTTTATTCGACTTATTGTATCCTCTTTACTTGTATGATAAAGTAATTCCTTAAGTAATCTAATATCTTTCTTGTCCATTACACGTTCCCCCTTTTGTTAACGTATTTTCGCTTCTACAATACTGGTAATAGTTTGTTCCTATTAAAAAAGCACTCGTTGCCTTTAGTCGACAGTGAAGTGCTCTACATTTAACTAATACTTTGGTGGAAATTCCAATTTTAAATCGCAACATCCTGATAACCTATTTGCGCTACTTTTTCGTTTAATAAACGGATTCCTACCCCATTCTCTATATCCCATGTACAGTTAAACGTCATGCCAATATCTCGCTCGTCAAAAATATCTGCATATGGAACAACAATTCCGTCCAACGTTATCATTTCTATTAGTTGATCTTGTGTTTCAATAGGTGGGTAATGGTCGTTTACTTCTATGTCATAACCCAGCTCATGTCTCTTTTGTTTGTAGTATTCGACTATTGATTGCAATAAATTTTGCTGTAAGTATTCCCAATTCAGTATTAGTGATTGATATGCAGCATATTGTTCTTTACTAAATTCCCCGTCTTCTTCACCATCTACCATCAAGGATATCTCACATTCTTTTCCGAGAAAATGAACGGTTAGATCTTTAACCCAACCATACTCGTATTCAAGTTCACCGAAAATAGGATCATTTATATTCATGTTACCATCTCCTCTTTTTGTGGATAGACACTATGCCGTCATAACTTGTTTATTTTATCTAAGCATGTTATTTGGGTATTTATAAAGGGCCTAGTTATCATATACCATCCTTTTAAACGCCACCCACACACCTTGCCCCACGTTTTTAATAAAAAAATGCAGTGAGGATCTTATGGTTAAATTAACTACTAGAACTTACGTAGACTTTACCTAATGCCGCAAATGTCTAAACCTTGTTCCGCTTTACTTCCTCAAACCATTCATCCGTAAAATCCTCAGGCAGTTTTGTGTCATGGATGGTATGTAACAATTCATACTTGTATGTAGTTATAAACTTTCCACTCTTCACATCATAGACTAACTTCATTTCGATTGGCATTGCTTGCTGGTATTCAATACATAATAATTTCATTTTTTTCGATGTCTTCACATAGTATACGTAGAACCATTGATTGACGGTTTCCGGATACATCATACTGTTCATCTCGATCTCTTACTGCGTCATTTACTTTGTGACACTCTACATATGTGTCATTAATTAAGTAGAAAATCTCACTACCCGTAATTCCTTCCGCATGAGAGGCATAAATATATACTTCATCTGCTCGATCTTCAACATATTCTAGGCAGATCGAGATCATATCGCCTTGCAACTCACTAAACTGATCTTCAAATTCTTTCACTCTTTCCATTTCCTAGATACTTCTTCCAAGCAGCATTTGGAGAAAAGGTAACGCCCATCCGGTCCTCATCAAAACTGGGTATAGCCATTACTTGAGTTGATTTTAAGTAGTCCATGACGTTCAACCAACGATCTAGCAATGTATTAATATCACGATCCGATAGATTATCTAAAAGATCGATGCGAATACCACCCCAATCTAGTTGAGATACGAAAGCTGGGCTATTTAATAAGAATTCTTTATCAAACATTTCTAAAATATAGTTACTAAAGTATGTTCTAGCTCCTACCCCAAGGGGACCGTTAGGAAGAAATCTAACCGGTATGGGTTGTGAAGATATCTCCATCCACATTTGTAATTGATCGTGCTCACTATTCCAGGGATAAGCTAAAGGCCAAAATATTTGGGATACTCCGAAACAAGGTTTAGCAGTTTCTGCGATTTGATCAGATATCTCAAAAAAAGCGGACCAAAATTTTTGAGGTATTGATTTATGAAACTCAAGCTCTAAAAATGAACGATGGCTCCAGTTAACTTGAAAGCGTCCTGTGTACTGCACAGACTTATCACGATACAAGTAAACTTCTGATACTCTACGTTCTAAAACAACTTTTTCTAGAATTTCCTCACGGTTATATTCTACTCGTACTGTTTCATCGTTGCCCCAATGCATAGGAGTAAATTTTTCATTTGACTCAAATATGTCCAAAAGACGTCCTAACGATTCTTGTTGGTTAAACGATACTGTTGGATACATGGCAATGGTGAAAAAATCAGGTTTCATCTCTATCCCCCTCACTGTTTATAAACATAGTTTAACAATCTATTTTAAACCGCAATATCCTATTTCAGCTATTTTTTTCGTTTATTAAACGAATCTCTAAACGATTCTCTGCATCCCATGTACAGTTAAATATAATTCCCAATGGTTAAAATAAATACTAAAACTTATATGGATGGTTTGTTTAACATAACTAGATCTAGTTCTACACATTTTTAAAAATGGTTCCTCTTTACTTCCTCAAACCATTCATCCTCAACCTGTCCTGGCGTTTTAACATTATCGTGCGCGTATATTATATTAACTCATACTCACCTATCTTCAACGCATTATTAACGTGATGAGGTTCTACATACTTATCATTAATTAAATTAAAAAAACCTTCCCGAAGTAATTCCTTTTTCACACGAATCATACACATAGACTTTATCAGCTCGATCTTCAACATATTCTAGGCAGATCGAGATCATATCCCCTTGCAACTCACTAAACTGATCTTCAAATTCTTTCATTCTACTTTTCGCTCCTCTCATTTTCTAGATGCTTCTTCCAAGCAACATTGGGTGAATATTAAAAGATAGGGGAAAGCAAAGGTTGGGCTTCGAAGAATAGAAATGGTTTGAAAGGCATTTAGCCAATCAAGGTGTTTGCTTGGAAACCAGGATTAATCTCTCTTAATACAAAATATCATTATTTGAACCTCACATTTAATCCATGTACTCCTCGGCAATTTGTATACTTCTCTTTAAGTTTAAGTCTGGGTATCTTTGATCTAGGCTATATAGTAATTCAATATACTTTTTACTTTGTAAATTATATGACACTTCTTCAAAAATCTCACTTAAAAATGAAAGTTCTGTTTTTGTACAAATCTGTAAAAAATTCAGGGTCAAGTTTTCATCTTCACTTAGTAAAACAATTAGCTTTTCCCATTTTTGTTCAATTCTTGGATCATTATCATCTAGTAATGCTCGTGCACCTAAGACTGCTCTAACTTTTTCCTCAAACATTGTTTATACCTCCCTTTATAACTACGGGGAAGCCTAATTGTAATCCCATTTCTTTAATCTTAGTTTCTGATACTTCTGCATCAGCATATTCCTACTCTAAATCTTTTCTCATCTAATACCCTCTCCCCATAATTTATTTCCACCAAGATGGTTAACCCCATGAATATCTGTTGATACTAATTGCATCTTTCCAGGAACCTGATGATGGTTCCAAGTAAGCCCCTTTATTCTTGCTCTCCCCTTTTCAATCTGATTAAGCTGTTGTGGAGTAAAAAGTTCCCTTGATGCTTTACCTTCTTCAATTACCTTTTTTAATATCCTTGTACACTCTTTAAACTGATCTGTATCTTTCATAACATAATATTTTTCCTTTAACTTTAACGTAAATTTTAAGTTATCTCCTTTAAAAATAGGAAAACCTAACACATCATAGTCTACACCCTACACATGTGTACCTCCTGCCAATCCTTTATTAATTACATTATTTTTAGGTGAAGCGTTTAAAAAGTCATTAACATATCCTACTACTGATTTAAACTCTTCAACACTCTACTATCCCCTACCAGTTGAGGTTGAGGACGTAAAGTCGGTATCTCCGCATCTAGTAAAGGTTGAAGCTGCTTTTGAACAGATTCATACACCTTCTTTGACCAATTGCTTGCTGCTTTTGGGCTGATGACATTTCTCATATCGCTTAATGTTTTGGTTGCTGTATGTGCAGGTACACGCGGAACGTTTGTTACTTTTGGAATGGATTTTACGGCTGCTCCTGCGGTTTTTTCTCCTCCAATGACGCTCGCAAACAGAAACATGCTGTTTTCCAAGTGCTCTTTTAAAAGAGGTTTTTCCGGATTAAGTGCCTGCTGTCCTACATCT includes:
- a CDS encoding DUF4274 domain-containing protein — encoded protein: MDKKDIRLLKELLYHTSKEDTISRIKNVQNPIILHCFAAHYNWNSGLDIPNAILENNHCDLGTGLLMFHYADGYRLLVSPEEVLNSSLQEWKVFIFKLQNKIAKVDFKTQDISFTPELTKIQIFKLKKANPSISDMLINESPGISIAIPKI
- a CDS encoding DUF6985 domain-containing protein, which gives rise to MNINDPIFGELEYEYGWVKDLTVHFLGKECEISLMVDGEEDGEFSKEQYAAYQSLILNWEYLQQNLLQSIVEYYKQKRHELGYDIEVNDHYPPIETQDQLIEMITLDGIVVPYADIFDERDIGMTFNCTWDIENGVGIRLLNEKVAQIGYQDVAI
- a CDS encoding HNH endonuclease, coding for MLGFPIFKGDNLKFTLKLKEKYYVMKDTDQFKECTRILKKVIEEGKASRELFTPQQLNQIEKGRARIKGLTWNHHQVPGKMQLVSTDIHGVNHLGGNKLWGEGIR